The Cerasicoccus sp. TK19100 genome window below encodes:
- a CDS encoding family 16 glycosylhydrolase, giving the protein MRKLNALLLLAFSISGLNSHAADTQEILDLDSPTITESIKPSSSQVTVEESTNASEPGVIMTVTPGSENYPGIEFQPTTGTSWDLSNYGHVAVTVTNIGKESMSVSLRVDNAYEAGSSPWNTENTYLKEGQTKTIKVIFGYANGNKPSYKLDPAKITRILVFTGKVKDERKLLIQSLVAGGPSGEKPPVDPSKIKVAPQNGYILGQGIPLDVDKQVKVDGDVHVRPSPEDKHALQIAFSDKGQYAKVSPPQGKWRLIDGNQVVFKVRNMGSSSVSPTIKLDSEKGPTSGSQPKSPIAPGETGEIIVSFIPETPWRGITGSSKTNWDGEKGTGTRFASDKVKNFIVSADAQGGKQVIEIISAKLDAPSIQLPEWVGKRPPVEGDWKLTFEEEFKGDTIDLTKWNIYTENYWDKRTHFSKDNVIIEDGTAILRYEKKRGHHNDDPNGKVTDYASGFLDTYGKWVQRYGYFEARMKLPTAPGVWPALWLMPDRGIDEGPQWKRADTGRGGMEFDIMEYLSGWGPYRYNIAFHWDGYGKDHKQTGTEQIYVAHDEDGYITTGLLWLPGYAAIYNNGRLVAEWETTRISDVPADIMFTHVSGGWANVPLQDEPLPDDFVIDYVRAWQRADLASDVDGVKSTQTTPAAPTTKD; this is encoded by the coding sequence ATGCGAAAATTGAATGCATTGTTGCTTCTCGCTTTTAGTATTAGCGGCCTCAACAGCCACGCCGCCGATACCCAAGAAATACTGGATCTCGATTCCCCCACGATCACCGAGTCCATCAAACCCAGCTCCTCCCAAGTCACGGTTGAGGAAAGCACGAACGCCAGCGAACCCGGTGTGATCATGACCGTCACACCCGGCAGCGAAAATTACCCCGGCATAGAGTTTCAACCAACGACAGGGACTTCCTGGGATTTATCGAACTACGGCCATGTCGCCGTGACCGTCACCAACATTGGTAAAGAGTCGATGTCAGTAAGCCTGCGCGTTGACAACGCCTACGAGGCCGGTTCATCCCCATGGAACACCGAGAATACTTACCTGAAAGAAGGCCAAACCAAAACGATTAAAGTCATTTTCGGCTACGCCAATGGCAACAAGCCCAGCTACAAGCTGGACCCTGCAAAAATCACCCGTATCCTCGTCTTCACCGGCAAAGTTAAGGACGAGCGCAAGCTGCTGATCCAATCTCTGGTGGCCGGTGGACCGTCCGGTGAGAAGCCGCCTGTCGACCCGAGCAAAATCAAAGTGGCCCCGCAAAATGGCTACATTCTCGGGCAAGGCATTCCGCTCGATGTGGACAAGCAAGTGAAGGTTGACGGCGATGTCCACGTGCGTCCATCTCCCGAGGACAAACACGCGCTGCAAATCGCTTTCAGCGATAAAGGCCAATATGCGAAAGTATCACCGCCCCAAGGCAAGTGGCGCCTGATTGACGGAAACCAAGTCGTCTTCAAGGTTCGCAATATGGGTAGCTCCAGCGTCTCCCCGACGATCAAACTCGATAGCGAGAAAGGCCCCACCAGCGGCAGCCAGCCCAAGAGCCCCATCGCACCGGGAGAAACCGGCGAGATCATTGTCTCCTTTATTCCAGAAACTCCATGGCGCGGCATCACTGGGTCCAGCAAGACGAACTGGGATGGAGAGAAAGGCACCGGCACCCGTTTTGCCAGCGACAAGGTAAAGAACTTCATCGTCTCCGCCGACGCCCAAGGCGGCAAGCAAGTGATCGAAATCATTTCCGCCAAGCTCGATGCCCCAAGCATCCAGCTTCCCGAGTGGGTTGGCAAGCGTCCACCTGTGGAGGGAGATTGGAAACTGACCTTCGAAGAGGAGTTCAAAGGCGACACCATTGACCTGACAAAGTGGAATATCTACACCGAAAACTACTGGGACAAGCGCACGCACTTTTCCAAAGACAATGTAATCATCGAAGACGGCACAGCCATTTTGCGCTACGAGAAAAAGCGCGGTCATCACAACGACGACCCCAATGGCAAAGTCACCGACTATGCATCCGGCTTTCTTGATACCTACGGCAAATGGGTTCAGCGCTATGGCTACTTCGAGGCACGTATGAAGCTTCCAACCGCGCCCGGCGTTTGGCCCGCGCTTTGGCTCATGCCTGATCGCGGCATCGACGAAGGCCCCCAATGGAAGCGTGCCGACACCGGACGCGGCGGCATGGAGTTTGACATCATGGAATACCTCAGCGGTTGGGGCCCCTACCGCTACAATATCGCCTTCCACTGGGACGGCTATGGCAAGGACCACAAGCAAACCGGCACCGAGCAGATCTATGTCGCCCACGACGAGGATGGCTACATCACCACCGGCCTGCTCTGGCTGCCTGGCTACGCTGCAATCTACAACAACGGACGTCTGGTCGCCGAATGGGAAACGACGCGCATTTCCGATGTCCCGGCCGACATCATGTTCACCCATGTATCTGGTGGCTGGGCCAATGTCCCGCTACAAGACGAGCCGTTACCGGATGATTTCGTGATCGACTACGTCCGGGCCTGGCAGCGCGCCGACTTGGCATCAGACGTCGACGGCGTGAAGTCCACCCAGACAACTCCGGCGGCTCCAACCACCAAAGACTAA
- a CDS encoding glycoside hydrolase family 5 protein — translation MIQTTVPFLRAERFRRGINLSHWFSQVYTERGYSFEHFDTHTNRDDIDLIASLGFDHVRLPIACEPILAMGSPGELPLQYLQRIGRAISQIHDAGMAVMVDIHPETAFKDELARSDEAVDTFIAFWRTFASYLSAFDPEKTLLEILNEPCVWNPPRWSQIQQRCAKAIREHAPDHTLVVCGDQWSQLPQLLEIEIPDDSNQIINFHMYEPSSFTHQGAGWGNPWMQHTIGLTYPAEQSNAPTLLCGQTDQDAIKQLQEYIETDWNSQRYREYLSPAVALGERLQLPVICNEFGVYKEFCDRNSRLAWIHDVIESFERAGIGWTMWDYAGDFSILNSKGSTRSPDYELLKMMGLPVNSHV, via the coding sequence ATGATTCAAACTACAGTTCCATTTCTGCGCGCCGAACGCTTTCGTCGTGGCATCAATCTGAGCCATTGGTTTTCTCAGGTGTACACAGAGCGCGGTTACAGCTTCGAGCATTTTGATACCCACACCAATCGAGACGACATCGACCTCATTGCATCGCTGGGCTTTGATCATGTGCGCTTACCTATCGCCTGCGAGCCCATTCTGGCCATGGGGTCTCCGGGCGAGTTGCCCCTCCAGTATTTGCAACGAATCGGCAGAGCGATTAGTCAGATACATGATGCAGGTATGGCCGTCATGGTGGACATCCATCCGGAGACAGCCTTTAAAGATGAGCTCGCTCGCTCCGATGAAGCTGTTGACACCTTTATCGCATTTTGGCGGACGTTTGCATCTTACCTTAGTGCATTCGACCCAGAGAAAACATTACTCGAAATTTTGAATGAACCCTGTGTTTGGAACCCGCCTCGCTGGTCTCAGATTCAACAGCGATGCGCCAAGGCGATCCGCGAACACGCACCGGACCACACTCTCGTCGTTTGCGGCGATCAATGGTCGCAATTACCGCAGCTGTTGGAGATCGAAATACCGGATGATTCCAATCAGATCATCAATTTCCACATGTATGAGCCCTCTTCGTTCACCCATCAGGGAGCGGGCTGGGGAAACCCCTGGATGCAACATACAATCGGCTTGACCTATCCCGCCGAACAGTCGAACGCACCAACACTTCTATGCGGCCAAACCGATCAGGACGCCATTAAACAGCTACAGGAATATATCGAAACGGATTGGAACTCGCAGCGATATCGAGAATACCTCTCACCCGCGGTTGCCCTCGGAGAGCGACTACAGCTTCCTGTCATCTGCAATGAGTTCGGCGTCTATAAAGAATTTTGCGACCGCAATTCGCGCTTAGCGTGGATTCATGATGTGATCGAAAGTTTTGAGCGTGCCGGGATCGGCTGGACCATGTGGGACTACGCTGGCGACTTCTCGATCTTGAATTCCAAGGGAAGCACACGATCGCCAGACTACGAATTATTGAAAATGATGGGCCTTCCGGTTAATAGCCACGTTTAA
- a CDS encoding glycoside hydrolase family 16 protein, which yields MRPPSIFKLATLNCALLLLAPFTSFADQPITTKEAQELRASVEAIQAELVRINERLDTVLGAQTESVTEVDLYDNGKKYPPAAKVRIESFDVPVNASVVHVPVTMDKPSPNTVIAYVRVYNGEGGRANPDATKPVIFRPGDPLTKTVSFDVRDMKAGNNLKAVQPSVPDGAYRSGGGILITAKEGAINEPIEGGSEPITFKPYGKLCYEATGETIQYDDKGGPGVFSTSLSHGRTQVGNGETGYYGTVDMGGLIRTPEGLVLSTRRLDTPVEVGSPATAYPFLAVMLSGHKTPDTYFKYGSVEWVAKMPNRFGSWPALWLLPTGGWPPEIDVYEGFGYNGSWKFSSDLSTNLHGGDNLSRTFTRPAMRMKMSTFGLPNTLDTEFHKFAVTVDPEWIIMFVDDIETMRYANPFQGETWYPLTNVAVKAKVDSPYDAGSGDMVLQSLKVWRAE from the coding sequence ATGAGACCCCCATCCATTTTCAAACTAGCCACCCTGAACTGTGCCTTGCTCCTGCTGGCACCATTCACCTCGTTTGCTGACCAGCCAATCACCACCAAAGAGGCTCAGGAACTGCGCGCTAGTGTTGAAGCGATCCAGGCAGAGCTCGTACGCATCAATGAACGACTCGACACGGTGCTAGGCGCACAAACAGAAAGCGTCACCGAAGTAGACCTCTACGACAACGGGAAAAAATACCCCCCGGCTGCCAAAGTGCGCATTGAAAGTTTTGATGTGCCGGTGAACGCCTCGGTCGTCCACGTGCCAGTCACCATGGACAAGCCCAGCCCCAACACCGTCATTGCCTATGTCCGCGTTTACAACGGCGAAGGTGGCCGCGCAAATCCCGATGCGACCAAGCCAGTCATTTTCCGCCCGGGTGACCCGCTGACCAAGACCGTCAGCTTCGATGTTCGCGACATGAAGGCGGGCAACAACCTTAAGGCCGTCCAACCTTCCGTGCCCGATGGCGCGTATCGATCCGGTGGCGGCATCCTCATCACCGCGAAGGAAGGCGCGATCAATGAACCCATTGAAGGCGGCAGTGAGCCAATTACGTTCAAGCCCTACGGCAAGCTTTGCTATGAAGCCACGGGCGAAACAATCCAGTATGATGACAAGGGCGGCCCAGGCGTTTTCTCCACCTCCCTTTCCCACGGCCGCACCCAAGTAGGCAATGGCGAAACCGGATACTACGGCACTGTCGACATGGGCGGTCTCATAAGAACGCCGGAAGGTTTAGTGTTGTCCACCCGGCGCCTGGATACCCCGGTGGAAGTCGGCTCTCCGGCAACTGCTTATCCATTTCTCGCCGTGATGTTGTCGGGTCATAAAACACCAGACACTTACTTCAAATATGGCAGCGTCGAATGGGTCGCAAAAATGCCGAACCGCTTTGGCTCGTGGCCTGCGCTATGGCTCTTGCCGACGGGAGGATGGCCGCCGGAGATCGACGTTTACGAAGGCTTTGGCTACAACGGCTCCTGGAAGTTTTCGTCGGACCTCTCCACCAATCTTCACGGCGGGGATAATCTATCGCGCACTTTTACACGCCCAGCAATGCGCATGAAGATGAGTACATTTGGCCTGCCCAACACGCTTGATACCGAATTCCACAAGTTCGCCGTAACGGTGGACCCCGAGTGGATCATCATGTTCGTGGATGACATCGAGACCATGCGCTACGCGAACCCGTTTCAGGGCGAAACTTGGTACCCCTTGACCAACGTCGCCGTTAAGGCCAAGGTGGATTCACCTTACGATGCAGGATCCGGCGACATGGTTCTCCAATCACTGAAAGTCTGGCGGGCCGAATAA
- a CDS encoding GH1 family beta-glucosidase: MEDYVRYRPFFCGKPTMSLQRYFSENRPITAKVSSELPPNFPLPMSTTSTSFPDNFTWGVATSSYQIEGSPDADGKGPSIWDAFTQQEGKIWNDHDGRIACDHYQRYRDDVELMAKMGIKAYRFSVSWPRVVPDGFGPVNNDGLAFYDRLVDTLLEHGIEPWVTLFHWELPYALHLRGGWLNPDIAGHFARYAGVVTERLSDRVSNWITINEPQCFLGLGYLTGEHAPGLKCCLKEVLLAGHNVLLAHGRAVMAIREKAKKPPQIGWSPAGPIYCPATPRLEDIKAAQQAMKAIFPGTIWNNRWWVDPVILGGYPEDGMLVYGKDAPKVPDSDFDIIKQPIDFFGCNIFQGVPVKPGPDGAPVMAKQSPGQPLSLYEWHQAPASLYWGPRLIQEMYGLPIVITENGLSIGDQVNRDGGVHDHNRIDFLVEYLISLKRALDEGIDIRGYFHWSFMDNFEWQEGYKHRFGLVYVDYESQRRLLKDSAFWYKELIETNGESLNQYINTTETPQPYIIKATIRYVDENIRENFNIKTIAAHLKCHPDFLSRAFKQHTGRNLSDYIRRSRIDLAMEKLRTPGTYINDAADESGFSDPVHFAKVFRKLVGMTPGQYQKQYRASLEPSSPDSPLPLSQPRSSGLGDLTR; encoded by the coding sequence GTGGAGGACTATGTCAGGTATCGACCGTTTTTTTGTGGCAAGCCGACTATGAGTCTACAAAGATACTTTTCTGAAAATCGACCTATCACCGCAAAGGTATCTTCTGAATTACCCCCGAATTTCCCGTTACCGATGAGCACGACATCCACTTCTTTTCCGGATAATTTTACCTGGGGCGTGGCCACATCCTCCTACCAAATCGAAGGCTCGCCCGATGCCGATGGGAAGGGACCATCCATATGGGACGCTTTTACACAGCAGGAGGGGAAAATTTGGAACGACCACGATGGCCGTATCGCGTGTGATCATTATCAGCGGTATCGTGACGATGTGGAACTGATGGCCAAGATGGGCATCAAGGCATATCGGTTTTCAGTATCGTGGCCGCGGGTGGTGCCCGATGGATTTGGCCCGGTGAACAATGACGGGCTGGCGTTCTATGATCGCCTCGTTGATACTTTGCTTGAGCATGGCATTGAGCCTTGGGTGACGCTCTTTCATTGGGAGCTGCCCTATGCATTGCATCTGCGGGGCGGTTGGCTCAATCCGGATATCGCCGGACATTTTGCGAGGTATGCCGGTGTGGTGACCGAGCGTTTGTCCGATCGCGTGAGCAACTGGATAACCATTAACGAGCCGCAGTGCTTTCTTGGCTTAGGCTATTTGACCGGTGAGCATGCGCCGGGTCTTAAGTGCTGTTTGAAGGAGGTGCTGCTGGCGGGACACAATGTGCTGCTTGCCCACGGACGCGCGGTGATGGCAATACGGGAGAAGGCAAAAAAGCCGCCGCAGATCGGCTGGTCGCCAGCGGGGCCAATCTACTGTCCGGCAACGCCACGGCTGGAAGATATCAAAGCCGCGCAACAAGCAATGAAGGCCATTTTTCCTGGTACGATTTGGAACAATCGCTGGTGGGTGGACCCGGTGATACTCGGTGGTTATCCGGAGGATGGCATGCTGGTGTATGGTAAGGATGCGCCAAAGGTGCCTGATTCGGATTTTGACATTATCAAGCAGCCTATCGATTTCTTTGGGTGCAATATCTTTCAGGGCGTTCCCGTGAAGCCAGGGCCGGACGGAGCGCCCGTTATGGCGAAGCAATCACCCGGTCAGCCACTGTCGCTCTACGAATGGCATCAGGCACCTGCGTCTCTTTACTGGGGCCCGCGTCTGATTCAGGAGATGTATGGCCTGCCCATAGTTATCACGGAGAACGGCCTGTCTATCGGCGATCAGGTTAACCGCGATGGGGGAGTCCACGATCACAACCGTATCGATTTCCTTGTCGAATATCTGATCTCTTTAAAGAGAGCGCTCGATGAAGGCATTGATATCCGCGGCTATTTTCACTGGTCGTTCATGGACAACTTCGAATGGCAAGAGGGCTACAAGCACCGATTCGGTTTGGTCTATGTCGACTACGAGTCTCAGCGTCGCTTGCTCAAGGATTCGGCTTTCTGGTACAAGGAGCTGATCGAGACCAACGGCGAGAGCCTGAATCAATACATCAACACCACAGAGACGCCGCAGCCGTATATCATCAAGGCAACAATTCGTTATGTGGATGAGAATATTCGGGAGAATTTTAACATTAAAACCATCGCCGCGCATCTGAAGTGTCACCCTGACTTTTTGAGCCGCGCTTTCAAGCAACACACGGGAAGAAACTTGAGCGATTACATCCGCCGGTCACGCATTGATCTGGCGATGGAGAAGTTGAGGACGCCGGGCACATACATTAATGATGCCGCGGATGAGTCCGGCTTCTCGGACCCGGTTCACTTTGCCAAGGTTTTTCGGAAGTTAGTGGGCATGACGCCAGGGCAATACCAGAAGCAGTATCGAGCATCACTGGAGCCTTCTTCGCCTGATTCACCGCTGCCGCTTTCCCAACCACGCTCGTCCGGTTTGGGGGATTTGACCCGATAG
- a CDS encoding DUF7594 domain-containing protein, which yields MSKIITPARVAYASLALALNLATSYAQPTPPLPGSWTLTFEENFDGSNLDGDQWRVGQHYPGIAGSGGTDPEQITLEDGALKITAAEKPTVYGGTSYNYACGEISTFKLFKQKYGYFECRMRYHAVQGMWPAFWLMPDRAEYGWDGKYRESYLKFDLSSVTAGSVSSAVLKLTPTNVESSGGQPNILVKKCADDSWTETGLNWNNRPTPDPLYIDQLYGTSVLVANTTVDVDVTDYINQELAGDETASFALVDSFMRSRTITLASREHGTTSYRPQLVIDGQTIYPSADAYALKSAPTTNYGTQTTLLVSDAYGNFDTAHTFGDGNEVDIMESLGRWGPDRTQHAVHWDGYSTSHKSVDSGHIAYPGDGDDYHTYGLYWESGRYEFYVDGVKTYEWVNAEVMETEAFIILSLQLGGWDGSVIEDVDGRSLEVDYVRAWSGTKSGTATPGGGEGPAPTYTTVSVDEDVYVRAGDYADNNYGSEVELLSKTLSDMDYTRQTYLKFDVSSLDPHSERIELVLDPVVGPSPIETRIYVKECDVDSWSESTITFNNKPGYVADMVNSRRMKTTDTDFVIDITNYAREQINGDGTMSIVIHSEIDGSYTRFHSRESTTGNAPYLRATLAPAGSSNYIVLNLGDMSGYSTQDSGSGSVSGDGLSVTLSGNTWKKFPLSYAVTSDTVLQFTVEGSDAGEIIGIGLDENNDYQDNVRVVALGGSQIWTGAYAIDPADQYTAGSGPVSYEIPLGSIYTGSMSYLVFVGDDDANASTSITFSNIELIED from the coding sequence ATGAGTAAGATCATAACGCCTGCTCGCGTTGCGTACGCATCGCTTGCGCTCGCACTAAACCTCGCGACGAGCTACGCCCAACCCACCCCTCCCCTCCCAGGGAGTTGGACTCTCACCTTTGAAGAAAATTTTGATGGTTCCAATCTGGATGGCGACCAATGGAGAGTCGGGCAGCACTACCCCGGCATTGCCGGAAGCGGTGGCACCGACCCCGAGCAAATAACGCTCGAGGACGGAGCCCTGAAAATAACCGCAGCGGAAAAGCCAACCGTCTACGGCGGAACCAGCTACAACTACGCATGCGGTGAAATCAGCACCTTCAAACTCTTTAAGCAAAAGTATGGTTACTTCGAATGCCGCATGCGCTACCACGCCGTTCAGGGCATGTGGCCAGCGTTTTGGCTGATGCCGGACCGCGCCGAATACGGCTGGGATGGCAAATACCGTGAGTCATACCTGAAGTTTGACCTGAGCTCGGTTACCGCTGGTTCGGTCAGCAGCGCCGTACTTAAGCTAACGCCCACCAATGTCGAAAGTTCCGGCGGCCAGCCCAATATTCTGGTTAAGAAATGTGCGGACGACAGTTGGACCGAAACCGGTCTCAATTGGAACAATCGTCCAACGCCCGATCCGCTCTACATCGACCAACTTTATGGAACCAGCGTGCTGGTGGCCAATACGACCGTTGATGTCGATGTAACCGACTACATTAATCAGGAACTCGCCGGTGACGAGACAGCCTCGTTCGCCTTAGTGGATTCCTTCATGCGCAGCAGAACGATCACGCTGGCGAGCCGCGAACACGGCACGACCAGCTACCGTCCACAACTCGTCATCGATGGTCAGACGATTTACCCGTCAGCAGACGCCTATGCGTTGAAGTCTGCGCCAACGACCAACTACGGCACGCAAACGACACTACTTGTATCCGACGCCTATGGCAACTTCGATACAGCGCATACCTTTGGTGATGGCAACGAAGTGGACATTATGGAGTCGCTCGGCCGCTGGGGCCCCGACCGGACGCAGCATGCCGTGCACTGGGACGGCTACAGTACCAGCCACAAGAGCGTGGACTCAGGCCACATCGCCTATCCCGGTGACGGCGACGACTACCACACCTACGGTCTCTACTGGGAAAGCGGTCGCTATGAGTTCTACGTCGATGGCGTGAAAACCTATGAGTGGGTCAACGCCGAGGTGATGGAAACTGAAGCATTCATTATCCTGTCGCTACAACTAGGCGGCTGGGATGGCAGCGTCATCGAAGATGTCGATGGCCGCTCACTGGAAGTCGACTACGTTCGCGCTTGGAGCGGCACGAAGTCTGGCACAGCCACACCCGGCGGCGGCGAAGGCCCGGCCCCGACTTATACCACCGTCAGCGTTGATGAGGATGTTTATGTCCGCGCCGGCGACTATGCTGACAACAACTACGGCAGCGAAGTCGAGCTACTCTCGAAGACGCTTTCGGACATGGATTACACGCGTCAAACTTACCTCAAATTTGACGTATCCAGCCTCGATCCACATTCGGAACGCATCGAGCTCGTGCTCGATCCAGTCGTTGGCCCATCACCGATCGAAACGCGAATCTACGTTAAAGAATGCGATGTGGATTCGTGGTCCGAATCGACGATCACCTTCAACAACAAACCGGGCTACGTCGCAGACATGGTCAACTCCCGTCGCATGAAGACGACGGACACAGACTTCGTCATCGACATCACCAACTACGCCCGCGAGCAGATAAATGGAGACGGCACCATGAGCATCGTGATCCATTCTGAGATCGACGGCTCCTACACCCGCTTCCACAGCCGGGAATCGACGACGGGCAATGCGCCGTATCTTCGCGCCACCCTGGCACCGGCTGGCTCCAGCAACTACATCGTGCTGAATTTGGGCGACATGAGCGGCTACTCCACGCAAGACTCGGGCTCGGGCTCCGTCAGCGGAGACGGCCTATCCGTCACCCTCAGCGGCAACACCTGGAAAAAGTTCCCACTGTCTTATGCCGTCACCAGTGACACGGTTCTTCAGTTCACGGTAGAGGGCTCCGACGCAGGTGAGATCATTGGTATTGGTCTCGACGAGAATAATGACTATCAGGACAACGTTCGAGTGGTCGCTCTCGGCGGCAGCCAAATCTGGACCGGGGCCTACGCCATCGACCCAGCCGACCAATACACCGCCGGCAGCGGCCCGGTCAGCTACGAGATTCCACTTGGTTCGATCTACACTGGCTCCATGTCGTATCTGGTCTTTGTTGGCGATGATGACGCCAACGCCTCGACTTCAATTACGTTCTCAAACATCGAGCTAATCGAAGACTGA
- a CDS encoding PEP-CTERM sorting domain-containing protein (PEP-CTERM proteins occur, often in large numbers, in the proteomes of bacteria that also encode an exosortase, a predicted intramembrane cysteine proteinase. The presence of a PEP-CTERM domain at a protein's C-terminus predicts cleavage within the sorting domain, followed by covalent anchoring to some some component of the (usually Gram-negative) cell surface. Many PEP-CTERM proteins exhibit an unusual sequence composition that includes large numbers of potential glycosylation sites. Expression of one such protein has been shown restore the ability of a bacterium to form floc, a type of biofilm.): MKIQSLLTSIALASVCPLGAATIPYTNDFSGVGDNTAFPAENTDAEWTVSSGSYQWNYSSTVGGGSPSTASLPITNAGGSSFTLETQFTLSSLGNLQSTAQTLGFGLFGADSAFSGSGSSGGNAYYLADFSYANGNASSTEGLLRILRLGDSGSGFSVTTTGLADDNSGSSILAVNLDTTYTLRLETTIAGSTLNMTLSLYDATGTSQIGTSAIVSDTSPLTGENFGYRNRSALGGNSTSISFDNFEMANIPEPGTYALLIGSALGALAFVRRRRA, encoded by the coding sequence ATGAAAATACAATCCCTCCTAACATCTATTGCCCTGGCTAGCGTTTGCCCGCTTGGAGCCGCAACGATTCCTTACACGAACGACTTCAGCGGAGTCGGTGATAACACCGCGTTCCCTGCTGAAAACACGGATGCAGAATGGACAGTCTCGTCCGGTTCCTACCAGTGGAACTACTCCAGCACAGTCGGTGGCGGCTCCCCGTCCACTGCATCTTTGCCAATCACGAACGCAGGAGGATCGTCGTTCACGTTGGAGACTCAGTTCACGCTTTCCAGCCTTGGCAACTTACAAAGCACCGCACAAACGCTCGGCTTCGGTCTCTTTGGTGCCGACAGCGCTTTCAGCGGCTCCGGCTCCAGTGGTGGCAATGCTTACTACCTTGCAGACTTCAGCTATGCCAATGGCAATGCCTCGTCCACAGAAGGCCTTTTACGCATTCTGCGATTGGGCGATTCCGGCTCCGGTTTCAGCGTAACCACCACGGGCCTGGCCGATGATAACAGCGGCAGCAGCATCCTGGCGGTGAACCTTGATACCACCTACACCTTACGTCTCGAAACAACCATTGCCGGTAGCACGCTCAACATGACCTTGAGCCTCTATGACGCCACTGGCACGTCGCAAATCGGCACCTCAGCCATCGTCAGCGATACCTCACCCTTAACCGGTGAAAACTTCGGCTATCGCAACCGTTCGGCGCTGGGCGGCAACTCGACAAGCATCAGCTTCGACAACTTCGAGATGGCCAACATCCCCGAGCCAGGCACATACGCGCTGTTGATTGGCTCAGCTCTCGGTGCCTTGGCATTCGTTCGCCGACGCCGCGCATAA